A window from Brachyhypopomus gauderio isolate BG-103 chromosome 6, BGAUD_0.2, whole genome shotgun sequence encodes these proteins:
- the LOC143517078 gene encoding cytochrome P450 3A30-like codes for MIVLASLSVTWTLLILAVTLILIYGVWPHGFFKKLGIPGPRPWPFFGTFLSYSKGFYNFDMACFKKFGKVWGIYDGRLPILMVLDQEMIKAIMVKECYSAFTNRRETNLDLAGPLADGITLVKDEKWKRIRGSLSPFFTSGKLKEIFSLTEKYADRFIDNLKKRNPEEAIKIKDFLAPYSMDVVASSSFSVDIDSINNPNDPFVTHIKKIFNFSFFSPLFLIITLFPFLVPVLAKLGVNMFSKSSVGFFYSSLRKIKEEHNMSDNRRVDFLQLMIQSQISDTQADQAVDEHPSKGLTDHEILSQSFIFILGGYETTSTTLTYLLYNLVTNPDCMTKLVELIDEHFPHDAPMTYDALMKFEYLDMVINESMRLLPTAPRLERVCKKTIELCGVTIPKDTLVAIPTYVLHRDPELWEAAEEFRPERFSPGNDISPYAFMPFGLGPRNCVGMRFALMIMKMVVVKLLQNFNVETCKETQIPLQLNALFQPKVPVTLKLIPRSQKAPSEANYF; via the exons ATGATTGTCCTCGCATCTCTATCTGTGACATGGACTCTCCTCATACTGGCGGTCACTCTTATTCTTAT CTACGGCGTTTGGCCGCATGGATTCTTTAAGAAACTGGGGATCCCGGGTCCAAGGCCGTGGCCCTTCTTCGGAACCTTTCTGTCTTACTCCAAG GGTTTCTACAATTTTGATATGGCATGTTTTAAAAAATTTGGAAAAGTTTGGGG GATCTATGATGGGAGGTTACCGATTCTAATGGTATTAGATCAAGAAATGATCAAAGCCATAATGGTGAAAGAATGTTACTCTGCTTTCACTAATAGAAGG GAAACTAACTTGGACTTGGCCGGCCCCTTAGCCGACGGGATAACACTCGTAAAAGATGAAAAGTGGAAGCGTATCCGTGGTTCACTTTCTCCGTTCTTCACAAGTGGAAAACTGAAGGAG ATTTTTTCATTAACTGAGAAATATGCAGATCGCTTCATTGATAATTTGAAGAAGAGAAACCCGGAGGAGGCCATTAAAATTAAAGA CTTTCTTGCTCCCTACTCCATGGATGTGGTTGCCAGCTCCTCCTTTAGTGTGGACATCGATTCTATAAACAACCCAAATGACCCTTTTGTCACCCACATCAAGAAGATATTCAACTTCAGTTTCTTCAGTCCTTTATTCCTAATTATAA CTCTATTTCCGTTTCTTGTTCCAGTTTTAGCTAAACTAGGAGTGAACATGTTCTCAAAATCATCTGTGGGCTTTTTCTACAGCTCCCTGAGGAAGATCAAAGAAGAGCATAACATGAGTGACAAC AGGCGAGTGGACTTCCTGCAGCTCATGATCCAGAGCCAAATTTCAGACACACAAGCAGATCAAGCTGTAGATGAGCACCCTAGCAAAG GTTTAACTGACCATGAGATTCTTTCTCAGTCCTTCATTTTCATCCTGGGTGGGTATGAGACCACCAGCACCACTCTCACTTACCTGCTGTACAATCTCGTGACTAATCCGGACTGCATGACCAAACTGGTGGAGCTGATCGACGAACACTTTCCTCATGAT GCTCCAATGACCTATGACGCACTGATGAAGTTTGAATACCTGGACATGGTCATAAACGAATCAATGCGTCTTCTCCCTACTGCCCCCCGTCTGGAGAGGGTGTGTAAGAAGACCATAGAGCTCTGTGGGGTCACCATACCTAAAGACACTCTAGTGGCCATCCCCACATACGTGCTCCACAGGGACCCGGAGCTCTGGGAGGCGGCTGAGGAGTTCCGGCCAGAGAG GTTCAGTCCAGGAAATGACATCAGCCCATACGCTTTCATGCCCTTTGGTCTCGGGCCGCGCAACTGCGTGGGAATGAGGTTCGCTCTGATGATCATGAAAATGGTGGTGGTGAAGCTGCTTCAGAACTTCAATGTGGAGACATGCAAAGAGACCCAG ATTCCTCTTCAGCTGAATGCTCTCTTTCAACCTAAAGTTCCTGTGACTCTGAAGCTTATACCAAGATCTCAGAAGGCTCCAAGTGAAGCAAATTATTTCTGA